In Actinomadura citrea, a single window of DNA contains:
- a CDS encoding AMP-binding protein: protein MLDLATLHEAIAAAIPDRECLVWRERRMTWREVADRTRRLAGVLHAHGLGLRTRDGDGTASEPWESPHDHLALYLHNGPEYLEGLVGAHKARVAPFNVNYRYVDDELAQLFADARPAAVLYHARFADVIGRVIDRLGTRPLLLQVADDSGAALLPGALDYEHALAGASGEPLADHPSPDDLHILYTGGTTGLPKGVLWRIGDLVAGPLGMRRRDGAPLTDLGEAVERAVRSDVRVLVGPPLMHGGGTWSALGGWCGGGCVVFPDRVDGLDAADLMATAERERATRMPLVGDAFARPIVAALEARPHDLASLRTLINSAAGVSPGVKARLLELLPHTRLVDVLGSSESGFQVTRHGPAARTFRAAAGTAVLSADRSRRLAPGEDELGWLAKGGDAIPLGYLGDPAKTAATFLAVDGERLVVAGDRARLLADGTVEVHGREATTINTGGEKVFAEEVETVLRGLPGVADALVVGRPSERWGTEIVAVVGPSGAPADDELRAGCAAHLARYKIPKAFVRTDRGLRLPNGKADYAAARALLG from the coding sequence ATGCTCGACCTGGCGACCCTGCACGAGGCCATCGCCGCCGCGATCCCCGACCGCGAGTGCCTGGTGTGGCGCGAGCGCCGGATGACCTGGCGCGAGGTCGCCGACCGGACGCGGCGGCTGGCCGGCGTCCTGCACGCCCACGGCCTCGGCCTGCGCACGCGGGACGGCGACGGCACGGCGTCCGAGCCGTGGGAGTCGCCCCACGACCATCTCGCGCTCTACCTGCACAACGGACCCGAATACCTGGAGGGGCTGGTCGGCGCGCACAAGGCACGGGTCGCGCCGTTCAACGTCAACTACCGGTACGTGGACGACGAGCTGGCCCAGCTGTTCGCCGACGCCCGGCCGGCCGCCGTCCTCTACCACGCGCGGTTCGCCGACGTGATCGGCCGGGTGATCGACAGGCTCGGCACCCGCCCGCTCCTGCTCCAGGTGGCGGACGATTCGGGCGCCGCCCTCCTCCCCGGCGCGCTCGACTACGAGCACGCGCTCGCCGGGGCGTCCGGTGAGCCGCTCGCCGACCATCCGAGCCCGGACGACCTGCACATCCTCTACACCGGCGGCACGACGGGGCTGCCCAAGGGCGTGCTGTGGCGGATCGGCGACCTGGTGGCCGGGCCGCTCGGCATGCGGCGCCGCGACGGCGCGCCTCTCACCGACCTCGGCGAGGCGGTCGAGCGGGCCGTCCGCAGCGACGTCCGCGTGCTGGTCGGGCCGCCGCTCATGCACGGCGGGGGGACGTGGTCGGCGCTCGGCGGCTGGTGCGGCGGCGGCTGCGTGGTGTTCCCCGACCGGGTGGACGGCCTGGACGCCGCCGACCTGATGGCCACCGCCGAGCGCGAGCGCGCCACCCGGATGCCGCTGGTCGGGGACGCGTTCGCCCGTCCGATCGTCGCGGCGCTGGAGGCGCGCCCGCACGACCTGGCCTCGCTGCGGACGCTGATCAACTCCGCCGCCGGCGTCAGCCCCGGCGTGAAGGCGCGGCTCCTCGAACTCCTCCCGCACACCCGGCTGGTGGACGTCCTCGGCTCCTCGGAGAGCGGGTTCCAGGTCACCCGGCACGGCCCGGCCGCGCGGACGTTCCGCGCGGCGGCGGGCACGGCCGTGCTCAGCGCGGACCGGTCCCGGCGGCTCGCGCCCGGCGAGGACGAGCTCGGCTGGCTGGCCAAGGGCGGCGACGCGATCCCGCTCGGCTACCTCGGCGACCCGGCGAAGACGGCGGCCACGTTCCTCGCCGTGGACGGCGAGCGCCTCGTCGTCGCGGGCGACCGGGCCCGGCTCCTCGCCGACGGCACCGTCGAGGTGCACGGGCGGGAGGCCACCACGATCAACACCGGCGGCGAGAAGGTGTTCGCGGAGGAGGTCGAGACCGTCCTGCGCGGCCTGCCCGGCGTCGCCGACGCGCTGGTGGTCGGCCGTCCGAGCGAGCGCTGGGGCACGGAGATCGTCGCGGTGGTCGGCCCGTCCGGCGCCCCCGCCGACGACGAGCTGCGCGCCGGGTGCGCCGCCCATCTCGCCCGCTACAAGATCCCGAAGGCGTTCGTGCGCACCGACCGCGGGCTGCGGCTGCCGAACGGCAAGGCCGACTACGCCGCCGCCCGCGCCCTCCTCGGCTGA
- a CDS encoding WD40/YVTN/BNR-like repeat-containing protein, translated as MRPMRALVRAITAAGVCGAVAAASLGVPGAVPAQAGPVAHGPAWRLAPTGSEARFRGLAAVGREVAWLAGSGGTVLRTTDGGRTWRDVAPAGAQGLEFRDIEAFDARRAVVLAIGEGDASRVYRTSDGGVTWTLGFRNDDPRAFYDCVTFSDSRHGLAVGDPVDGRFRIISTSDAGRSWRVLPSRGMRPALEGEAGFAASGQCLVSHGPRDVWLATGGASRSRVFHSGDRGLTWTVADTPLPAGPSQGVFAVAFRDARHGVAVGGDYRPGQPSPAAAATTGDGGRTWRPARRPPAEYRSGAVWPAYAGPAALAVGPTGSDGTLDGGRTWTRFDTGSFDTVDCAPDGGCWAAGEKGRAARLVLTR; from the coding sequence ATGAGACCGATGCGGGCGCTGGTCCGGGCGATCACGGCGGCCGGGGTGTGCGGGGCGGTGGCGGCGGCGTCCCTCGGGGTGCCGGGCGCCGTGCCGGCGCAGGCGGGGCCGGTGGCGCACGGGCCCGCCTGGCGGCTCGCCCCGACCGGGAGCGAGGCGCGGTTCCGCGGCCTGGCGGCGGTCGGCCGCGAGGTCGCCTGGCTGGCGGGCAGCGGCGGGACGGTGCTGCGGACGACCGACGGCGGCCGCACGTGGCGCGACGTCGCCCCGGCGGGCGCGCAGGGCCTGGAGTTCCGCGACATCGAGGCGTTCGACGCGCGGCGGGCGGTCGTGCTGGCCATCGGCGAGGGCGATGCGTCCCGCGTCTACCGGACCTCGGACGGCGGCGTCACCTGGACGCTCGGTTTCAGGAACGACGATCCCAGGGCGTTCTACGACTGCGTCACGTTCTCCGACTCCCGGCACGGGCTGGCCGTCGGCGACCCCGTGGACGGCCGGTTCCGGATCATCTCCACCAGCGATGCCGGCCGCAGCTGGCGGGTCCTGCCGTCCAGGGGCATGCGCCCGGCGCTGGAGGGCGAGGCCGGGTTCGCCGCCAGCGGGCAGTGCCTGGTGAGCCATGGGCCGCGGGACGTGTGGCTGGCGACGGGCGGGGCGTCCCGCTCGCGCGTGTTCCACTCCGGGGACCGCGGCCTCACCTGGACCGTCGCCGACACCCCGCTGCCGGCCGGCCCGTCGCAGGGCGTGTTCGCGGTGGCGTTCCGCGACGCCCGGCACGGCGTCGCGGTCGGCGGCGACTACCGGCCGGGGCAGCCGTCCCCGGCGGCCGCGGCGACGACCGGTGACGGAGGCCGCACGTGGCGGCCCGCGCGCCGCCCGCCGGCCGAGTACCGGTCGGGGGCCGTGTGGCCGGCGTACGCGGGCCCGGCCGCGCTGGCCGTGGGGCCCACGGGCAGCGACGGCACCCTCGACGGCGGCCGCACGTGGACCCGGTTCGACACCGGGAGCTTCGACACCGTCGACTGCGCGCCCGACGGCGGCTGCTGGGCCGCAGGAGAAAAGGGCCGCGCCGCCCGCCTCGTCCTCACCCGCTGA
- a CDS encoding TIGR03084 family metal-binding protein, whose translation MPDLKLLLADLAAEGDSVDAMVAPLAAGRWTDPTPAEGWTIAHQIAHLAWTDAQAAVAATDAAAFAGIVEEAVADPGGYVEAGAREGAAEEPARLLARWREGRRRMVDALAAVPPGTRLPWFGPPMSAASMATARLMETWAHGEDVADALGERRAPTHRLRHVAHIGVRTRDFAFRNRGLEPPAEEFRVVLRGPDGDEWTWGPPDARQSVTGPALDFCQAVTQRRHRADLALTATGPDADRWLDVAQAFAGPPGTGRAPTRA comes from the coding sequence ATGCCGGACCTCAAGCTGCTGCTCGCCGACCTCGCCGCCGAGGGCGACTCCGTCGACGCGATGGTCGCGCCGCTGGCCGCCGGCCGCTGGACGGACCCGACCCCGGCCGAGGGCTGGACGATCGCGCACCAGATCGCGCACCTGGCCTGGACGGACGCGCAGGCGGCCGTCGCGGCCACCGACGCCGCCGCGTTCGCGGGGATCGTCGAGGAGGCCGTAGCCGATCCCGGCGGCTACGTCGAGGCCGGCGCGCGGGAGGGGGCCGCGGAGGAGCCCGCACGGCTGCTCGCCCGCTGGCGGGAGGGCCGCCGCCGGATGGTGGACGCCCTCGCCGCCGTACCGCCGGGCACGCGCCTGCCCTGGTTCGGCCCGCCGATGAGCGCCGCGTCCATGGCGACCGCGCGGCTCATGGAGACCTGGGCGCACGGCGAGGACGTCGCCGACGCGCTCGGCGAGCGCCGCGCGCCCACGCACCGCCTCCGGCACGTCGCGCACATCGGCGTCCGCACCCGCGACTTCGCGTTCCGCAACCGGGGCCTGGAGCCTCCCGCCGAGGAGTTCCGCGTCGTCCTGCGGGGCCCGGACGGCGACGAGTGGACCTGGGGCCCGCCGGACGCCCGCCAGTCGGTCACCGGCCCCGCCCTCGACTTCTGCCAGGCGGTGACCCAGCGCCGCCACCGCGCCGACCTGGCCCTCACCGCGACCGGCCCCGACGCCGACCGCTGGCTGGACGTCGCGCAGGCCTTCGCGGGCCCGCCCGGCACCGGCCGCGCCCCGACCCGCGCCTGA
- a CDS encoding MarR family winged helix-turn-helix transcriptional regulator: protein MGEQMERDVCKLVHRFAQRLDVHARRVADEVGMTAAQVVALRELSEPITARELAHRMACEASNATFVLDRLEGQGLVERRPHPTDRRAKQIVLTPDGERCRADVLERLDADSPLTPLAPAQQESLRDLLQALLGEPAQREENPVSG from the coding sequence ATGGGCGAGCAGATGGAGCGGGACGTGTGCAAGCTGGTCCACCGGTTCGCGCAGCGGCTCGACGTCCACGCCCGCCGCGTCGCCGACGAGGTGGGGATGACCGCCGCCCAGGTCGTCGCGCTCCGCGAGCTGTCGGAGCCGATCACGGCGCGCGAGCTCGCCCACCGCATGGCGTGCGAGGCGTCGAACGCGACCTTCGTCCTCGACCGCCTCGAAGGGCAGGGCCTCGTCGAGCGCCGCCCCCACCCGACCGACCGCCGCGCGAAGCAGATCGTCCTCACCCCGGACGGCGAACGCTGTCGCGCCGACGTCCTCGAACGGCTCGACGCCGACTCGCCGCTGACCCCGCTCGCCCCGGCCCAGCAGGAGTCCTTGCGCGACCTGTTGCAGGCGCTCCTGGGGGAGCCGGCCCAGCGGGAGGAGAACCCGGTCAGCGGGTGA
- the phoU gene encoding phosphate signaling complex protein PhoU, translating into MRDAYHEELDSLTDSLVEMTRLVRSAMARAVTALLDADLRLSEEVISGDEHVNKIDADIEATVFDLMARQQPVAGDLRTLITALRMSGDLERMGDLAVHIAKTARRRHPESAVPPELQATVLEMGQIAERMIAKTGSVIASQDVEMGLELDADDDQMDRLHRRLFDILLSPKWRHGVEPAVDITLAGRYFERFADHAVHVAENVVYLVTGQRPEEIIDSA; encoded by the coding sequence GTGCGCGACGCCTACCACGAGGAACTCGACTCCCTCACCGACAGCCTGGTGGAGATGACCCGCCTCGTCCGGTCCGCGATGGCCCGCGCGGTGACCGCCCTCCTGGACGCCGACCTGCGGCTGTCGGAGGAGGTCATCAGCGGGGACGAGCACGTCAACAAGATCGACGCCGACATCGAGGCGACGGTGTTCGACCTGATGGCGCGCCAGCAGCCGGTCGCCGGCGACCTGCGGACCCTGATCACCGCGCTGCGGATGAGCGGCGACCTGGAGCGCATGGGCGACCTCGCCGTGCACATCGCCAAGACGGCCCGGCGCCGCCACCCCGAGTCGGCCGTCCCGCCCGAGCTGCAGGCGACCGTCCTGGAGATGGGGCAGATCGCCGAGCGGATGATCGCCAAGACGGGCAGCGTGATCGCGTCGCAGGACGTCGAGATGGGACTGGAACTGGACGCCGACGACGACCAGATGGACCGCCTCCACCGCCGCCTGTTCGACATCCTGCTGTCCCCGAAGTGGCGGCACGGCGTCGAGCCGGCCGTCGACATCACCCTCGCCGGGCGCTACTTCGAGCGCTTCGCCGACCACGCCGTGCACGTCGCGGAGAACGTCGTCTACCTGGTGACCGGCCAGCGTCCCGAGGAGATCATCGACTCGGCCTGA
- a CDS encoding MFS transporter, with amino-acid sequence MPPSLLSLMLVVFGLTTGEFVIAGILPDVAADLGVSVPAAGRLVSAYALGMIVGGPVVTVLTARLPRKPLVTGLIAVSILGNLGSALAPNYPVLLAARFAAGLVVATFFAVAIATAAATAPAGRESSTIAKVALGLNLGIVLGAPLGTLIGQGLGWRATFGSIAALTAVALLMVLRFVPALPAAATGPLRGELRVFAGRDVRLAIVLTALGNVGVVTVFTYIAPLLTEVGGFTEGAVPALLLVYGAGAVAGNFLGGRLSDRALMPSLAWLLGALAGALALFWAVGGVRPLAAAMTFALGVLAFAIIPGMQTRVLTTAGAAPTLAVAVNASGFQVAAAFAGWLGGTLISDGPGLRSLFPVAAVLTLAGLVMAVHIHRRDRRPVPASTGSG; translated from the coding sequence GTGCCCCCCTCCCTCCTGTCCCTCATGCTGGTCGTGTTCGGCCTGACCACCGGCGAGTTCGTCATCGCGGGCATCCTGCCGGACGTGGCCGCGGACCTCGGCGTCTCGGTGCCCGCCGCCGGGCGCCTGGTCAGCGCCTACGCGCTCGGCATGATCGTCGGCGGGCCGGTCGTCACCGTCCTGACGGCGCGGCTGCCGCGCAAGCCGCTCGTGACCGGCCTCATCGCCGTGTCGATCCTCGGCAACCTCGGCTCCGCCCTGGCGCCGAACTACCCGGTGCTGCTCGCGGCCCGGTTCGCCGCGGGGCTGGTCGTGGCCACGTTCTTCGCGGTCGCCATCGCCACCGCCGCCGCCACGGCCCCCGCGGGCAGGGAGTCCTCCACCATCGCGAAGGTGGCGCTGGGGCTGAACCTCGGCATCGTCCTCGGCGCACCGCTGGGCACCCTGATCGGCCAGGGACTCGGCTGGCGGGCGACCTTCGGCTCGATCGCCGCGCTCACCGCCGTGGCCCTGCTCATGGTGCTGCGGTTCGTCCCCGCCCTGCCCGCCGCCGCGACCGGCCCGCTCCGCGGCGAGCTGCGCGTGTTCGCGGGGCGGGACGTCCGCCTGGCGATCGTCCTCACCGCGCTGGGCAACGTGGGCGTGGTGACCGTCTTCACCTACATCGCGCCGCTGCTCACCGAGGTCGGCGGGTTCACCGAGGGCGCCGTCCCGGCGCTGCTCCTGGTGTACGGCGCGGGCGCGGTCGCGGGCAACTTCCTCGGCGGCCGGCTCTCGGACCGGGCCCTGATGCCGTCCCTGGCCTGGCTCCTCGGCGCGCTGGCCGGCGCCCTGGCGCTGTTCTGGGCGGTGGGCGGCGTCCGGCCGCTCGCCGCCGCGATGACCTTCGCGCTCGGCGTGCTGGCCTTCGCGATCATCCCGGGCATGCAGACCCGCGTCCTGACCACGGCGGGCGCGGCCCCGACGCTGGCGGTGGCCGTCAACGCCTCCGGGTTCCAGGTCGCGGCCGCGTTCGCCGGCTGGCTCGGCGGGACGCTGATCAGCGACGGGCCGGGCCTGCGCTCGCTCTTCCCCGTCGCGGCCGTGCTCACCCTGGCCGGGCTGGTCATGGCCGTGCACATCCACCGCCGCGACCGTCGTCCCGTCCCCGCGAGCACCGGCTCCGGGTGA
- a CDS encoding universal stress protein: MTVLIAYDGSDDARAAVDYVARHLRDEPTVIMTVWEPLLTQISWAPLAAAVPVAGRLDEGEQYEEEKQAERLAQQGADIAAKAGLTDVAVRAERGGGPVWAAIVDVAEELNASLVVTGSRGLAGARSVILGSVSTRVLHHAHRPVLVVPPPKEDDEE; the protein is encoded by the coding sequence ATGACAGTTCTCATCGCATACGACGGTTCTGACGACGCGCGGGCGGCGGTCGACTACGTCGCCCGGCACCTGCGTGACGAGCCAACCGTGATCATGACGGTGTGGGAGCCGCTGCTCACCCAGATCTCCTGGGCCCCGCTGGCCGCCGCGGTCCCCGTGGCCGGCAGGCTCGACGAGGGCGAGCAGTACGAGGAGGAGAAGCAGGCCGAGCGGCTCGCGCAGCAGGGCGCCGACATCGCCGCCAAGGCGGGGCTGACCGACGTGGCGGTGCGCGCCGAGCGCGGCGGCGGGCCGGTGTGGGCCGCGATCGTGGACGTCGCGGAGGAACTGAACGCCTCCCTCGTCGTCACCGGCTCGCGCGGTCTGGCGGGGGCCCGGTCGGTGATCCTGGGCAGCGTGTCCACGCGCGTGCTGCACCACGCCCACCGCCCGGTCCTGGTGGTGCCCCCGCCGAAGGAGGACGACGAGGAGTGA
- a CDS encoding phosphoglyceromutase: protein MATLVLLRHGESVWNAEGLFTGWVDVDLSAKGESEATKGGDLLLDADITPDVLHTSLLKRAIRTANIALDVADLLWIPVKRSWRLNERHYGALQGKNKAQTREEFGEEQFMTWRRSYDTPPPPIKDDDPLSQVNDLRYAELPSELIPRSECLADVVDRMLPYWYDSIIPDLAAGKTVMVAAHGNSLRALVKHLDDISDEKIVGLNIPTGIPLVYELDDDFSPLKRGGEYLDPAAAKAAIEAVKNQGAGKGGSTAKPAAKSPAPKDERKPRRGKRR, encoded by the coding sequence ATGGCGACCCTGGTATTGCTCCGGCATGGCGAAAGCGTCTGGAACGCGGAAGGGCTGTTCACCGGCTGGGTGGACGTCGACCTCTCCGCGAAGGGCGAGAGCGAGGCGACCAAGGGCGGCGATCTGCTGCTCGACGCCGACATCACCCCCGACGTGCTGCACACCTCCCTGCTGAAGCGGGCCATCCGCACCGCCAACATCGCCCTGGACGTGGCCGACCTGCTCTGGATCCCGGTGAAGCGCTCCTGGCGCCTCAACGAGCGCCACTACGGCGCCCTCCAGGGCAAGAACAAGGCGCAGACGCGCGAGGAGTTCGGCGAAGAGCAGTTCATGACGTGGCGCCGCTCCTACGACACCCCGCCGCCGCCCATCAAGGACGACGACCCCCTGTCGCAGGTCAACGACCTGCGCTACGCCGAGCTGCCGTCCGAGCTGATCCCGCGCTCGGAATGCCTCGCCGACGTCGTCGACCGCATGCTGCCGTACTGGTACGACTCGATCATCCCCGACCTGGCGGCGGGCAAGACCGTCATGGTCGCGGCGCACGGCAACTCCCTGCGCGCCCTGGTCAAGCACCTGGACGACATCTCCGACGAGAAGATCGTCGGCCTGAACATCCCCACCGGCATCCCGCTCGTCTACGAGCTGGACGACGACTTCTCCCCGCTCAAGCGCGGCGGCGAGTACCTCGACCCGGCCGCCGCCAAGGCCGCGATCGAGGCCGTCAAGAACCAGGGCGCCGGCAAGGGCGGGAGCACCGCCAAGCCCGCCGCGAAGAGCCCCGCCCCGAAGGACGAGCGCAAGCCCAGGCGCGGCAAGCGCAGGTAG
- the mshA gene encoding D-inositol-3-phosphate glycosyltransferase codes for MSRRISRVATISMHTSPLDQPGTGDAGGLNVYVVEVAKRLAARGVEVDIFTRATSRALPPVVELAPGVLVRNVVAGPFEELDKAELPRHLCGFTSGVLRAEAAHEPGHYDLLHTHYWLSGQAGWAAKERWGVPLVHSMHTMAKVKNAALADDDRPEPDERVLGEEQVVASADQLVANTAKEAGELVDLYGAGPSRVATVSPGVDLSLFRPESPLIARGAGLLAHRTGPARRRLGLPRDAYVLLFVGRIQPLKAPDVLLRAVARMLDDDPALRSRLVVAVVGGPSGSGLCRPAGLQLLAAELGISDVMRFEPPSPQRELADWYRAADVTVVPSHSESFGLVAVESQACGTPVVASRVGGLCTAVADGESGMLIPGHDPADYAAVLRRLHAEPGLHARLARGAVRHAHGFGWDATVDRLLDVYTGAMPVPAAAAQATV; via the coding sequence GTGTCGCGTCGTATCAGCCGGGTTGCGACGATTAGTATGCATACGTCCCCTTTGGATCAACCGGGCACCGGCGACGCGGGCGGCCTGAACGTCTATGTGGTCGAGGTCGCCAAGCGGCTCGCCGCCAGGGGCGTCGAGGTGGACATCTTCACCCGCGCGACCTCGCGGGCCCTTCCGCCCGTCGTGGAGCTCGCGCCGGGCGTCCTCGTCCGCAACGTGGTCGCCGGGCCGTTCGAGGAACTCGACAAGGCCGAGCTTCCCCGGCACCTGTGCGGGTTCACCTCCGGCGTGCTGCGCGCCGAGGCGGCCCACGAACCCGGCCACTACGACCTCCTCCACACGCACTACTGGCTCTCCGGCCAGGCGGGCTGGGCGGCCAAGGAGCGGTGGGGCGTCCCGCTCGTCCACTCCATGCACACGATGGCCAAGGTCAAGAACGCGGCCCTCGCGGACGACGACAGGCCCGAGCCGGACGAGCGCGTCCTCGGCGAGGAGCAGGTCGTGGCATCGGCCGACCAGCTCGTCGCCAACACCGCCAAGGAGGCCGGGGAGCTCGTCGACCTCTACGGCGCCGGCCCCTCCCGCGTCGCGACCGTCAGCCCCGGCGTCGACCTGTCGCTGTTTCGCCCCGAATCGCCCCTCATCGCCCGCGGCGCCGGCCTCCTCGCGCACCGGACCGGCCCCGCCCGCCGCCGCCTCGGCCTGCCCCGCGACGCCTACGTGCTGCTGTTCGTTGGCCGCATCCAGCCGCTGAAGGCCCCCGACGTGCTGCTGCGCGCCGTCGCCCGCATGCTCGACGACGACCCGGCGCTGCGCTCGCGGCTCGTCGTCGCCGTCGTCGGCGGCCCCAGCGGCTCCGGGCTGTGCCGCCCCGCGGGCCTGCAACTGCTCGCGGCCGAACTCGGCATCTCCGACGTCATGCGGTTCGAGCCGCCGTCGCCGCAGCGGGAGCTGGCCGACTGGTACCGCGCCGCGGACGTCACCGTCGTCCCGTCCCACAGCGAGTCGTTCGGGCTCGTCGCCGTCGAGTCCCAGGCCTGCGGGACCCCGGTCGTGGCGTCCCGCGTCGGCGGCCTGTGCACGGCGGTCGCCGACGGCGAGTCCGGCATGCTGATCCCCGGCCACGACCCCGCCGACTACGCCGCCGTCCTGCGGCGCCTGCACGCCGAGCCCGGCCTGCACGCCCGCCTCGCCCGCGGCGCCGTCCGGCACGCGCACGGCTTCGGCTGGGACGCCACCGTCGACCGGCTGCTCGACGTGTATACCGGTGCCATGCCGGTGCCGGCCGCCGCCGCGCAGGCCACCGTATGA
- a CDS encoding SDR family NAD(P)-dependent oxidoreductase: MRKTAIVTGASSGIGAATARRLAAEGFNVVLAARRRERLDALAREITESVPGAGKVVPFTLDVTSQESVDALAAAVGACHVLVNNAGGALGLDSVATADLEDWRSMYESNVIGLVRVTKAMLPKLVESGAGHVVNITSLAGHVAYEGGGGYNAAKYAAYAVNEVLRLELVAEPVRVTEIAPGLVKTEEFSLVRFHGDEEKAAKPYEGVPEPLVADDVADCVAWAVTRPPHVNIDRIDVQPRVQAAPHKLHRE, translated from the coding sequence ATGCGCAAGACGGCGATTGTGACCGGAGCAAGCAGCGGCATCGGGGCGGCCACGGCGAGGCGCCTGGCGGCCGAGGGGTTCAACGTCGTGCTCGCCGCGCGGCGCCGCGAGCGGCTCGACGCCCTCGCCAGGGAGATCACCGAGAGCGTCCCGGGCGCGGGCAAGGTGGTGCCGTTCACCCTGGACGTGACCTCACAGGAGTCGGTGGACGCGCTGGCGGCGGCGGTCGGCGCCTGCCACGTGCTGGTCAACAACGCCGGCGGGGCGCTCGGCCTGGACAGCGTCGCGACCGCCGACCTGGAGGACTGGCGGTCGATGTACGAGAGCAACGTCATCGGCCTCGTCCGCGTCACCAAGGCGATGCTGCCGAAGCTGGTGGAGAGCGGCGCGGGCCACGTCGTCAACATCACCTCGCTGGCCGGGCACGTCGCCTACGAGGGCGGCGGGGGGTACAACGCGGCCAAGTACGCCGCCTACGCGGTCAACGAGGTGCTGCGCCTGGAACTGGTCGCCGAGCCCGTCCGGGTCACCGAGATCGCGCCGGGCCTGGTGAAGACCGAGGAGTTCTCACTCGTCCGCTTCCACGGGGACGAGGAGAAGGCCGCCAAGCCGTACGAGGGCGTCCCCGAGCCGCTGGTCGCCGACGACGTCGCGGACTGCGTGGCCTGGGCCGTCACCCGCCCGCCGCACGTCAACATCGACCGCATCGACGTCCAGCCGCGCGTCCAGGCGGCCCCGCACAAGCTTCACCGCGAGTAG
- a CDS encoding class I SAM-dependent methyltransferase produces MPPVPRPRGEVTRGTTAPNRLRRIDRWIAATQTAALRSGARPLAVDLGYGASPVTTFELYSRLRPVSPRLEVVGIEIEPARVAAGVAFADATGPHEGLSFRRGGFELPVPRPPVLVRAFNVLRQYDEAAAWRAWDDLRARLAPAGVLVEGTCDEIGRRAVWVTLTKDGPRTITFAAHVRSLERPSALAERLPKTLIHRNVPGEPVHEFLTTFDRCWATAAPHSAFGPRARWVEAVSLLALSHPVLSRPPYGGRNRWRLGEVTLPWSAVAPRSR; encoded by the coding sequence GTGCCCCCTGTTCCGAGGCCGCGGGGGGAGGTGACCCGCGGCACCACCGCCCCGAACCGGCTGCGCCGGATCGACCGTTGGATCGCCGCCACCCAGACCGCCGCACTGCGTTCGGGGGCGCGGCCGCTGGCCGTCGACCTCGGCTACGGCGCGTCCCCGGTCACCACCTTCGAGCTGTACTCGCGCCTGCGCCCGGTGTCGCCGCGCCTGGAGGTCGTCGGCATCGAGATCGAGCCGGCCCGGGTCGCCGCCGGCGTCGCCTTCGCCGACGCGACCGGGCCGCACGAAGGGCTCTCGTTCCGGCGCGGCGGTTTCGAGTTGCCGGTGCCGCGCCCGCCGGTGCTGGTACGGGCGTTCAACGTGCTGCGGCAGTACGACGAGGCGGCCGCATGGCGCGCATGGGACGACCTGCGCGCGCGCCTCGCCCCCGCCGGCGTCCTGGTCGAGGGGACGTGCGACGAGATCGGGCGCCGTGCCGTCTGGGTGACGCTCACCAAGGACGGCCCGCGCACCATCACGTTCGCGGCCCACGTGCGTTCGCTCGAACGGCCGTCCGCGCTGGCCGAACGGCTGCCCAAGACGCTGATCCACCGGAACGTGCCGGGCGAGCCCGTCCACGAGTTCCTGACCACGTTCGACCGGTGCTGGGCGACCGCGGCGCCCCACTCGGCGTTCGGTCCTCGCGCGCGCTGGGTCGAGGCCGTGTCGCTGCTGGCGCTGAGTCACCCCGTCCTGTCGCGGCCCCCCTACGGCGGCCGGAACCGGTGGCGCCTCGGCGAGGTCACGCTTCCCTGGAGTGCCGTCGCGCCCCGCTCGCGGTGA
- a CDS encoding YbjN domain-containing protein has translation MTIVETIRETLRSNELEFEEPRENAFFVKLPGQHKLATMTWLIAGDHSLHVEAFFCRRPDENHAEFYRFLLEKNGRMYGVAFALDDVGDVHLVGKVPLEGVSPEEIDRLLGCVLTYSDENFDKALERGFKSSIQREWDWRVKRGESLANLQAFASFADPANRE, from the coding sequence GTGACCATCGTCGAGACCATCCGCGAGACGCTGAGATCCAACGAGCTGGAGTTCGAGGAGCCGCGCGAGAACGCGTTCTTCGTCAAGCTTCCCGGGCAGCACAAGCTCGCCACCATGACGTGGCTCATCGCCGGGGACCACTCGCTGCACGTCGAGGCGTTCTTCTGCCGCCGCCCGGACGAGAACCACGCCGAGTTCTACCGGTTCCTCCTGGAGAAGAACGGCCGCATGTACGGGGTCGCCTTCGCGCTCGACGACGTGGGCGACGTCCACCTCGTCGGGAAGGTCCCGCTCGAAGGCGTCTCTCCGGAGGAGATCGACCGCCTCCTCGGCTGCGTCCTCACCTACTCCGACGAGAACTTCGACAAGGCGCTGGAGCGCGGGTTCAAGTCGTCCATCCAGCGCGAATGGGACTGGCGCGTCAAGCGCGGCGAGAGCCTCGCCAACCTCCAGGCCTTCGCCTCCTTCGCGGATCCGGCCAACCGCGAGTGA